The following proteins are co-located in the Telopea speciosissima isolate NSW1024214 ecotype Mountain lineage chromosome 9, Tspe_v1, whole genome shotgun sequence genome:
- the LOC122641030 gene encoding WEB family protein At5g55860-like, which translates to MVVKVRQNSTDSPRAAEVGEIDTRAPFQSVKAAVSLFGEGSSSGEKPAIKKSKSISTEKVLATETQLLLAQKELNKLKEQLKNAETTKTQALAELEKAKQTVEDLSNKLENVNQSKELVIKETEVAKSQITQLGKGNSSHSVGTDDAWKQELDNAREQYAATISELDAAKQELRKFRQDFESSVEGKAAAFQQVAEAELAAEVNAEKAAELSKELATIKDSLGHVKLASLQAQQEQEKILEVKNAQRQSYRAALEEAEKKLLSLKKEFDPELARNLEDKLAETAAEIGALQKEKENAQASDMDSVRNVTSELDGAKEALHKVAEEESTLRSLVESLKVELETVKKEHSELKEKEAETESIAGNLHVQLRKSKAELEAALAEESKAKGASGELISTLQQLSLESENARKEAEETKRNAEELKKEAEATRAALAEAEKTLQIALKETEEAKAAEAKALDQIKILSERTNAARASTSESDAMITLSKEEFESFSWKVEESDKLAEMKVAAAMAQVEAIKASENEALNRLEASQKEIEEMKATTEEALKRAEMAEAAKSAVEGELRRWREREQKRAAEAAALILESEVSAASSTQNATVQKQNQPEKVVGVPKLDKTKSGSRKVLLPNLSGIFTRKKNQVEGASHSYLPGEKPV; encoded by the exons ATGGTTGTGAAAGTTCGCCAGAATTCAACAGACTCTCCGAGAGCAGCAGAGGTGGGAGAAATAGACACTAGAGCCCCATTCCAATCCGTCAAAGCTGCAGTCAGCTTGTTTGGTGAAGGATCCTCGTCAGGGGAGAAACCTGCCATTAAGAAGTCAAAATCTATTTCTACAgag AAGGTATTGGCAACGGAGACACAACTTCTCCTGGCCCAAAAAGAGCTAAACAAGCTCAAGGAACAGTTGAAAAATGCAGAAACTACCAAGACACAAGCACTTGCTGAGCTTGAAAAGGCTAAACAAACAGTTGAGGATTTATCCAACAAGCTGGAAAATGTAAATCAGTCTAAGGAATTGGTAATTAAGGAGACAGAGGTGGCAAAGAGCCAAATAACGCAACTAGGAAAAGGGAACTCTAGTCACTCTGTCGGAACTGATGATGCGTGGAAACAGGAGTTGGACAATGCAAGAGAACAGTATGCAGCCACCATTTCTGAACTTGATGCTGCCAAACAAGAACTCAGGAAATTCCGGCAGGATTTTGAGTCATCCGTAGAAGGAAAAGCTGCTGCATTCCAGCAAGTAGCAGAAGCTGAACTTGCAGCCGAGGTTAATGCAGAGAAGGCCGCTGAGCTGTCGAAGGAGCTTGCAACCATAAAAGATTCACTTGGGCATGTGAAGCTTGCTTCTTTGCAAGCCCAGCAGGAGCAAGAAAAGATTCTTGAGGTCAAAAATGCTCAGAGACAGTCTTATAGAGCAGCCCTggaagaagcagagaagaaaCTGCTATCTTTGAAGAAAGAGTTTGATCCTGAACTTGCCAGGAACCTCGAAGATAAGCTTGCTGAAACAGCTGCTGAGATCGGGGCTTTacaaaaggagaaggaaaatgCCCAGGCTTCTGATATGGATTCTGTAAGAAATGTGACGTCAGAGCTTGATGGTGCTAAAGAAGCATTGCACAAAGTGGCAGAAGAAGAAAGCACTCTGCGGAGCTTGGTGGAGTCTCTCAAGGTAGAGCTGGAAACAGTGAAGAAAGAACATTCTGAACTGAAAGAGAAGGAAGCCGAAACTGAATCTATTGCTGGAAACTTGCATGTCCAGCTCCGGAAAAGTAAGGCTGAACTTGAGGCAGCCCTTGCCGAAGAATCTAAAGCCAAAGGTGCTTCAGGTGAGCTGATCTCTACCCTCCAACAGTTATCCTTAGAATCGGAAAATGCAAGAAAGGAGgcagaagaaacaaagagaaatgCTGAAGAGTTGAAGAAAGAAGCTGAAGCCACCCGTGCTGCCCTGGCAGAAGCAGAAAAGACACTACAGATTGCACTGAAAGAGACTGAAGAAGCAAAGGCAGCAGAGGCAAAGGCCCTGGATCAGATTAAGATATTGTCTGAAAGAACCAATGCAGCTCGTGCTTCAACATCAGAATCTGATGCAATGATCACATTATCAAAAGAGGAATTTGAGTCTTTTAGCTGGAAAGTTGAAGAATCTGATAAATTGGCTGAAATGAAAGTAGCCGCAGCAATGGCTCAGGTGGAAGCCATAAAGGCAAGTGAGAATGAAGCACTAAATAGGTTGGAGGCAAGCCAGAAGGAGATTGAGGAGATGAAAGCTACAACGGAGGAGGCTTTGAAGAGGGCAGAGATGGCAGAGGCAGCAAAGAGTGCTGTTGAGGGAGAACTTCGTAGGTGGCGTGAAAGAGAGCAAAAGAGAGCAGCTGAGGCTGCTGCTCTTATTCTTGAATCGGAGGTTTCTGCAGCTTCATCAACACAAAATGCCACGGTTCAGAAGCAGAACCAACCAGAGAAGGTTGTCGGTGTCCCTAAGCTGGATAAAACAAAATCTGGCTCAAGGAAGGTACTGTTGCCCAATCTCAGTGGTATCTTCACTAGGAAGAAGAACCAGGTTGAGGGTGCGTCTCACTCTTACCTCCCTGGGGAGAAACCAGTGTGA